From Aegilops tauschii subsp. strangulata cultivar AL8/78 chromosome 5, Aet v6.0, whole genome shotgun sequence:
CACGCCACTGCCCAGATCGGGAATCCCAGCGGCCGCCACACCATAAACGAGCCTGCCACTCGACATCGTGTCCCCACCAGGCAACCCCGCCGCCGAACTCCGagcacgccgccgcgccgccggcccTGCCAAAGACCGGCGCCCCCACTCGACCGGCTGTCTCACGCCAGCCGCGGAGCACGAGGGCGAGGAAGAagaggccccgccgccgcccccaccgaCCGGGCTTCGCCCGACGGCGTCGctgggcggcggcgagggaggagagcAGAGGAGAGGGAGGACAGGTCACGGCAGCTAGGGTTCACCCCGGTCGCTCGCAAGAGCGACACGGGAGAGGAGGGGAGAGGGATTATATCCCGTGATGCCCTGTACGTTTTGAGGGGAAATGGGTACTTGGATTTGGATAGATGAAACAATCAAGCACCTTTTCAATCACGAACAGAGAAACTGAAACACTAACCATTACTGATAAAAAAAACCTAACCATTACATACGTAATACAAAATGAATATATGGAGAAAAAAATGGAGAAATTAATCAATTCGGCTGCTGCACACGGATTAATTGCTTGTTCATCATCACAATACAATTAGCAAGACACCTTTTGTGCCATGACAATGACATACATCAAAGCTAAGCAAGACTAGTACATCATCTCTTGGATCATCTCCTGGATGCAGGTTTCGGAGTTCTTCATCACGCACTCGGCCCTCACGTGGTGAAAGGATCCACTCTCCTAGACTAGTACAGTCGTGTCGTCGCACAAGCCGAGCAGCTCATCTAACGTGCACCGGAAGGCCTCGTCTTCATCATCTGCAGCACTAGTGCCTTCTTGGACTTCGCCGTCGAGTTTGCCGGGCAAGAACCCCTGCGCCACCACAGCGTCATGGAGCACGGGAAAATCTTGAAGCATGTCGTCGGTGAAGAACCCGCCTGGATCCACGCTTCCGTCGTCCACAGCTCCGGGCGGCAAGAACGTCTCGCCTTCGTCGGACATGAACCAGCGCCCATACTCGTGAAGCATCCCGGGTTGTTGGACGATCGGCGGTTCCTGGCGGCGTGGGGTTTGGGGACGTGGAGCATCCGGGTGCTGGACGTcggcggccttccttttcctgGAACCGGGAGCATTGATTACCTCGTGGTATGTGGTCTCGCTCCTGTGACGAGACACGCAGACCTTGCAGAGCACCAAGCCGTCTTGCTTGTCATCGCTGTACTCGTTCATGCACCAGCCGATCCTGATCCTCTCTTTCTCTCCCGGCAACTTCTTGACGTAGCTGAGGTTTCGTCTATGGCCTACGAGTTTACCTTGGTTGTCTAGCACGGGTATCCCGCCCTTCTCCGAGTGCCAGTAGTAACCCTCGCCGGCGTCGGCCACGCCACGCTGTCGCCTCCCGCCACCGCGGCCGCCTTTGGTCTGGTGACGACGGGCAGGGGTGAAGAAGTACCAGACGCCCCCTTTCCCGTCGCCCTTGTCCGTTCCTTGCGCGTGTTGATACATCTCGACGAGGTCGCCGGGGGCGGCGGAGTAGGCGTCGAACTCGTGGATGAGGCGGCTGGCGAAGAAGGCGTCGGCGATCCGTGGGCGGAGGAACTTGGTGATCAGCTCGTGCTCGGCTGGGTCGAAGGCGTAGCCGGCGGGAGGATCCAGCTTGCCGTCGGCCATCGCAGAGCTAGCTACGCACGTACGAGATGGATCAAGTAGCTAGGTATGTACGTGTAACCCTGAACTCGCTAGCTGCTTGCCATCTGGGTACCTAGCTTATATAGATGGATCGACAGCGAGCCCGCCCGGGATTCAGTTTCCTTGACCGGTCATACGTACGTGTCCTAAGCAATCCGTACATGAAATGGATTAGTACAGCAATCCGTACATAAAATGGACTAGTGCAGCACGCCCCATGATGCTCCGTCGCGGCACCGACCTTGCTCCATTGCAGCTCGCGTCGGTGCACCTTGCCGCTCGGTAATACTCAGCATGCTTCGACGGACATGGTGATGCTACGAGGCGTGCTACATCGACCGCCGCGATGGCGCTTTGACGGCCACGACAATGCTTCAATGGCAGACTTCGACGGTCGCGGTGATGCTACGGGACGTGCTTCGACGACCATGGCAATGGTGCGGCAACATGCTTCTAACGTCGGTGTTGTACTTGGATGGCAGCGATGATGTTGTGACGACATGGTTGGACAGCCACGACGTCCTGCTTCGACAACCATGATGATGTTGCGGCAACGTGTTCCAGGGCCACGAAAGTGTTGCAATGATGGACATGGCTGCACCAACGATAATGCAACGACTGCAGCGGTGCAGCAATGGTGACCCGGCTGCTTCGATGATGCTACGATGGCATGCGTCGAAGAAGGTGGTGGCGTCAATGGTGCTACTCTAAACATTAGCAACCTTCACTTTACCACAATCAGCATCGAGAAAGATGGTGTTCTAGTATTTGTACCATCACATGTGTAGTTACCTAGCAAAATCACTGCATATGGAGTACGTTAAAAAAGATCATTTAAATAGGCAGTTGTCCGAACGCTACCACATGTCACGAACTTTGGATACTTTTGCGTGTGGAAGACAGAGCATTCGCTACCTTCTTGTGTGGGAGATAGCGCTCGCGCCACACGATCATGTGGGATCGGACGGCTCCGGACGTGATGGATAAAGACAAGAAATCATCCGACTTATTTAAAACATTTTCCCTCGCCGAATGCTCATCTTTTACTCGCAATGGCCACTTGTCGGTTAGCCTGGTTGACGCATTTCTGTTTGTTTGTGACTTTGCAGTGTTTTTGCTGCTTTATTTGTTCTTTTATATATTTTTACTGGCCTTTCTTATTTTATCAACTTATGATTATTTTATTATATTATAAAAAATATGTCTGTTTTATTCTAGGTAATGCTTTTTATTTGCACTATTGACAGAAATAGTTCGTATTAAAAAGGTCCTTACTCATTTCAAAATATATAATACATTTGAAATTTGTTAATATATTCTAAATAAAATGTTCTTGTACTTTTGAATATGATTTACCTATTTCGAAAAATATTCATTTAGTTCGTAAAAAAATCTTTTATTCAAAACGAAATTACATGTATTCGCAAAGAGTGTTCACATATTTCTAAAAATGTCCATGTAATTATTAAAGTATTCTCACATTTAAAAATATATTCACATAAGTTTGGAAAATAATCATTTAGGACATAAAATAGAAAATACACTTGAATTTTTTTATcgcgtatttaaaaaaaatactcATCATATATTAAATAAATTTCATTGTGTAAAAAAATATTCATCATTTATTTAAAATACATACGTTGGTCATGTGTACTGTTATTTTCTAATTGCATAAGTAAAATAAGTAAGAAGAAAATCACagaaaataaagaaagagaaaaatGTGGGAAAAGAACAACAAATAATAGGGAAATGAAAAAAGAGGCAAAG
This genomic window contains:
- the LOC141022724 gene encoding uncharacterized protein, yielding MADGKLDPPAGYAFDPAEHELITKFLRPRIADAFFASRLIHEFDAYSAAPGDLVEMYQHAQGTDKGDGKGGVWYFFTPARRHQTKGGRGGGRRQRGVADAGEGYYWHSEKGGIPVLDNQGKLVGHRRNLSYVKKLPGEKERIRIGWCMNEYSDDKQDGLVLCKVCVSRHRSETTYHEVINAPGSRKRKAADVQHPDAPRPQTPRRQEPPIVQQPGMLHEYGRWFMSDEGETFLPPGAVDDGSVDPGGFFTDDMLQDFPVLHDAVVAQGFLPGKLDGEVQEGTSAADDEDEAFRCTLDELLGLCDDTTVLV